Proteins encoded within one genomic window of Bradyrhizobium sp. 186:
- the rpmF gene encoding 50S ribosomal protein L32: protein MAVPRRKTSPSRRGMRRSADAIKKPTYVEDKDSGELRRPHHLDLKTGMYKGRQVLKKKES from the coding sequence ATGGCCGTTCCGAGAAGAAAAACCTCGCCGTCGCGCCGCGGCATGCGCCGCTCGGCGGACGCCATCAAGAAGCCGACCTATGTCGAGGACAAGGACTCCGGCGAGCTCCGTCGTCCGCACCATCTCGACCTCAAGACCGGCATGTACAAGGGCCGGCAGGTCCTGAAGAAGAAAGAGTCCTGA
- a CDS encoding bifunctional diguanylate cyclase/phosphodiesterase — translation MTPALPQASEILAALGQAVFVWDIASDAIVWGEQIDAVFSGIPAARLATGAEFAKLIEPAQSLRTAALAQTSAVHGADGTPYRVEYGVRMSASDPVVWIEETGRWFAGPDGRPVRAMGSIRINNERHARDEELTRLARLDPLTGELNRSHLIAALAEAIEETTRFRSTAAFMLVGIDRLARVNDAFGFDVADAVILDVAKRIRPRLRGGDVLGRFSGNKFGLILKNCTVDDMNVAAERFLAGIRDEVVPTKSGPVSVTASIGAVSLPRYARSTDEAVNRAHETLDAAKRRRAGSFAAWRPNAERDAQRRVNIRVTDEIVTALNERRIRLAYEPVVSAASREGAFHECLVRMDQGDGQVLLAPDIVPVAERLGLIRLVDHRVLELVVAELAAAPDIRLSLNISPDTTMDPDWWAGIESLMQAHPGVAERLIVEITETVAIQDIDDVRGFVTRLKNFGSRIAIDDFGAGYTSFRNLRKLGVDIVKIDGAFVQNITRSADDRAFVQTLIDLARRLDIKTVAEWVQDEEAASMLRDWGCDYIQGRLIGLASADRPWGVPTDSALPAAG, via the coding sequence TTGACTCCCGCATTGCCGCAAGCCTCCGAAATCCTTGCCGCCCTCGGCCAAGCCGTGTTCGTCTGGGATATCGCCAGTGACGCCATCGTCTGGGGCGAGCAGATCGATGCCGTCTTCTCCGGCATCCCCGCCGCGCGGCTTGCGACCGGCGCCGAGTTCGCCAAGCTGATTGAGCCCGCGCAATCATTGCGGACCGCCGCGCTGGCGCAGACCTCCGCGGTCCACGGCGCCGACGGCACGCCCTACCGCGTCGAGTACGGCGTGCGCATGAGCGCCTCCGATCCCGTGGTCTGGATCGAGGAGACCGGCCGGTGGTTCGCCGGCCCCGACGGCCGCCCGGTGCGCGCGATGGGCTCCATCCGCATCAACAATGAGCGACACGCCCGCGACGAGGAGCTGACAAGGCTCGCCCGGCTCGATCCCCTGACCGGCGAACTCAACCGCTCCCATTTGATCGCGGCGCTGGCCGAGGCGATCGAGGAGACGACCCGTTTCCGCTCGACCGCGGCCTTCATGCTGGTCGGCATCGATCGTCTCGCGCGTGTCAACGACGCCTTCGGTTTCGATGTCGCGGATGCCGTGATCCTCGATGTCGCAAAACGCATCCGCCCGCGGTTGCGCGGCGGCGATGTGCTGGGCCGCTTCTCCGGCAACAAGTTCGGCCTGATCCTGAAGAACTGCACCGTCGACGACATGAACGTCGCCGCCGAGCGCTTCCTCGCCGGCATTCGCGACGAGGTGGTGCCGACCAAATCCGGCCCGGTGTCGGTCACTGCCTCGATCGGTGCCGTCAGCCTGCCGCGCTATGCCCGCAGCACCGATGAGGCGGTCAACCGCGCCCACGAAACGTTGGACGCCGCAAAGCGCCGCCGCGCCGGCTCGTTCGCGGCGTGGCGGCCGAATGCCGAGCGCGACGCGCAGCGCCGCGTGAACATTCGCGTCACCGACGAGATCGTCACCGCGCTGAACGAGCGCCGCATCAGGCTCGCCTATGAGCCGGTGGTATCGGCCGCCTCGCGCGAGGGCGCGTTCCACGAATGCCTGGTGCGGATGGATCAGGGCGACGGCCAGGTGCTGCTCGCGCCCGACATCGTGCCGGTGGCTGAGCGGCTCGGTCTCATCCGCCTGGTCGATCATCGCGTGCTCGAGCTCGTGGTTGCCGAGCTCGCGGCCGCGCCCGACATCCGGCTCAGCCTCAACATCTCGCCGGACACCACCATGGACCCGGACTGGTGGGCGGGAATCGAGTCGCTCATGCAGGCGCATCCCGGCGTCGCCGAGCGGCTGATCGTCGAGATCACCGAGACGGTCGCGATCCAGGACATCGACGACGTGCGCGGCTTCGTCACGCGGCTGAAGAATTTCGGCAGCCGCATCGCCATCGACGATTTCGGCGCCGGTTACACCTCGTTCCGCAATCTGCGCAAGCTCGGCGTGGACATCGTCAAGATCGACGGCGCGTTCGTGCAGAACATCACCCGCTCCGCCGACGACCGTGCTTTCGTGCAGACCCTGATCGACCTCGCCCGCCGCCTCGACATCAAGACAGTCGCCGAATGGGTGCAGGACGAAGAGGCGGCAAGCATGCTGCGCGACTGGGGTTGCGACTATATCCAGGGCCGGTTGATCGGGCTGGCGTCAGCCGACCGCCCGTGGGGTGTGCCGACGGACAGCGCGCTGCCGGCGGCGGGGTAG
- a CDS encoding PAS-domain containing protein — MSTRNNELGARREQGPEALVALSQLALDHMEQGVCVYDAANRIVLVNQRYLTLFNMSAEIVHVGTSYRDVLTHSASLGNFPVSELDALYTTRVKQIATGEPFRTEQRLASGLVMALELKPLPGGGWMTICDDVSRLARLEVELRLQTERSQHALSNMSHGLIMYDADSRVVVCNERFLRLYNLDADVVKPGVPHCTVIDHWMSRGNLPGMSGDEFHDTRLDDVRARKAKTLLVMRYDGRMVQAVSRFLPDGGWVTVHEDVTERLQYEETLRQQNFILDAALENMAHGLAFYDSEMRLRVCNTTYRKIYLLSPEETRPGTHLSELIERSMTNGAFASEYSPQQLLEVASARIASRDSSPMRRSMSNGTVISVRYCALPDGGFVATYEDISERERAVEELSEQYRRFDAALNNMGQGLCMLDSVLRVIVCNRRYIEMYGLSPDIVKPGVSMREIMEHSCALGIHPNTTAVKLYADYVERLREGEHTLHRHLSDGRIIKLNHKRMEHGGWVVTYEDVTERHKAQARVAHMARHDSLTDLPNRTLFREKMSEGLNQVAIAGGAMAVLCFDLDNFKTVNDRLGHAAGDRLLRWVAARLKENVGEHDTVARLGGDEFAVLQRGPQPQSAERLARRLVEIIGRPPPLESQSIHIGVSVGIAIAPDHGLDADELMKCADLALYQAKAKGRGAYQLFEPEMEEHARSRHALEHDLRGALEANEFHLVFQPQVRLDTSELTGFEALLRWKHPSRGMVSPAEFIPIAEETGLIVPIGEWVLRTACATAASWPDFTVAVNLSPVQFRSRGLVAMVTSALAEAGLQPRRLELEVTETALLDDSEATIEILHQLRSLGVRVSLDDFGVGYSSLSYLRKFPFDRIKIDRSFVGTLGESPESIAIVRTIASLGSVLGVETTAEGVETIEQLDFVRECGCTAVQGYYFGRPCPAAEVGHTIERLNAVRRVA; from the coding sequence ATGTCGACCCGTAACAACGAGCTTGGTGCACGCCGCGAGCAGGGCCCGGAGGCCCTGGTCGCGCTGAGCCAGCTTGCGCTCGACCACATGGAGCAGGGCGTCTGCGTCTACGACGCCGCCAACCGGATCGTGCTGGTCAATCAGCGCTATCTCACGCTGTTCAACATGTCGGCCGAGATCGTGCACGTCGGCACGAGCTATCGCGACGTGCTCACCCACAGCGCATCGCTCGGCAACTTCCCGGTGAGCGAGCTCGACGCGCTCTACACCACGCGCGTCAAGCAGATCGCGACCGGCGAGCCGTTCCGCACCGAACAGCGGCTTGCAAGCGGCCTCGTCATGGCGCTCGAGCTGAAGCCGCTCCCCGGCGGCGGCTGGATGACGATCTGCGACGACGTCAGCCGCCTCGCCCGGCTCGAGGTGGAATTGCGCCTCCAGACCGAGCGCAGCCAGCATGCGCTTTCCAACATGTCGCACGGCCTCATCATGTACGATGCCGACAGCCGCGTCGTCGTCTGCAACGAGCGCTTCCTGCGCCTCTACAACCTCGACGCCGACGTCGTGAAGCCGGGCGTCCCGCACTGCACGGTGATCGATCACTGGATGTCGCGCGGAAACCTGCCGGGCATGTCGGGTGACGAGTTCCACGACACCAGACTGGACGATGTGCGAGCCAGGAAGGCGAAAACCCTGCTCGTGATGCGTTACGATGGGCGGATGGTGCAGGCAGTGTCCCGCTTCCTGCCCGACGGCGGCTGGGTGACCGTGCACGAGGACGTCACCGAGCGGCTGCAATACGAAGAGACCCTGAGGCAGCAGAACTTCATCCTTGATGCGGCGCTGGAGAACATGGCGCACGGGCTCGCGTTCTACGACAGCGAAATGCGCCTTCGCGTCTGCAACACCACCTACCGGAAGATCTATCTGCTATCGCCGGAGGAGACCAGGCCCGGCACGCATCTCTCCGAGCTGATCGAACGCTCGATGACGAACGGCGCCTTCGCCTCGGAGTACAGCCCGCAGCAGCTTCTCGAAGTGGCCAGCGCGCGGATCGCGAGCCGCGATTCCTCGCCGATGCGGCGGAGCATGTCGAACGGCACCGTGATCTCGGTGCGCTACTGCGCGCTGCCCGACGGTGGGTTTGTCGCCACCTACGAGGATATCAGCGAGCGCGAGCGTGCAGTCGAGGAGTTGAGCGAGCAATATCGTCGCTTCGACGCGGCGCTGAACAACATGGGCCAGGGCCTGTGCATGCTCGACTCCGTTCTGCGCGTGATCGTCTGCAACCGCCGCTACATCGAGATGTATGGCCTGTCGCCGGACATCGTGAAGCCCGGCGTCTCGATGCGGGAGATCATGGAGCATAGCTGCGCCCTCGGCATTCATCCGAACACCACGGCGGTCAAGCTCTATGCCGACTATGTCGAGCGGCTGCGCGAGGGCGAGCACACCCTGCACCGCCATTTGAGCGACGGCCGCATCATCAAGCTCAACCACAAGCGGATGGAACACGGCGGCTGGGTCGTCACCTACGAGGACGTCACCGAGCGCCACAAGGCCCAGGCTCGCGTCGCGCATATGGCGCGGCACGATTCGCTCACCGATCTGCCCAACCGCACGCTGTTCCGCGAGAAGATGAGCGAGGGGCTGAACCAGGTCGCCATCGCCGGCGGCGCCATGGCCGTGCTGTGCTTCGACCTCGACAATTTTAAGACCGTCAACGACAGGCTCGGACACGCCGCCGGCGACAGGCTGCTGCGCTGGGTCGCGGCGCGGCTGAAGGAGAATGTCGGCGAGCACGACACCGTTGCGCGACTCGGCGGCGACGAGTTCGCCGTTCTCCAGCGCGGTCCGCAGCCGCAATCGGCCGAGCGGCTCGCGCGCCGCCTGGTCGAGATCATCGGCCGTCCGCCGCCGCTGGAAAGCCAGTCGATCCATATCGGCGTCTCCGTCGGCATCGCGATCGCACCCGATCACGGGCTCGACGCCGACGAGTTGATGAAATGCGCCGATCTCGCGCTCTACCAAGCCAAGGCCAAAGGCCGCGGCGCCTATCAGCTGTTCGAGCCAGAGATGGAGGAACATGCACGCAGCCGGCACGCGCTGGAGCACGATCTGCGCGGCGCACTGGAAGCCAACGAATTCCACCTGGTGTTCCAGCCGCAGGTGCGGCTCGACACGTCCGAGCTCACCGGCTTCGAGGCGCTGCTGCGCTGGAAGCATCCGTCACGCGGCATGGTCTCGCCGGCCGAGTTCATTCCGATCGCCGAGGAGACCGGCCTCATCGTTCCGATCGGCGAATGGGTGCTGCGCACCGCCTGCGCGACCGCTGCGTCCTGGCCTGACTTCACCGTCGCGGTCAACCTGTCCCCAGTACAGTTCCGCTCGCGCGGGCTGGTGGCGATGGTCACGAGCGCGCTCGCCGAGGCCGGTCTGCAGCCGCGGCGGCTCGAGCTCGAGGTCACCGAGACGGCACTGCTCGACGACAGCGAGGCGACAATCGAGATCCTGCATCAGCTCCGTTCGCTTGGCGTGCGCGTCAGCCTCGACGATTTCGGTGTCGGGTATTCCTCGCTGAGCTATTTGCGCAAGTTTCCGTTCGACCGCATCAAGATCGACCGCTCCTTCGTCGGCACGCTCGGCGAAAGCCCGGAGAGCATCGCCATCGTCCGCACCATCGCGAGCCTCGGCTCAGTGCTCGGCGTCGAGACCACTGCGGAGGGCGTGGAGACGATCGAGCAGCTCGACTTCGTACGCGAATGCGGCTGCACCGCGGTGCAAGGGTATTATTTCGGCAGGCCGTGCCCGGCGGCCGAGGTCGGCCACACGATCGAGCGCCTCAACGCGGTCCGGCGGGTGGCGTGA
- a CDS encoding acyl-CoA acyltransferase, producing MIHTKVRCREITESDVEAIADLLTRGFVGRSRNYWIQGLRRQAFRPVPEGYPRFGYMLDDDGTPVGVLLLIYTTRKDGEDTAIQCNLSSWYVEPAYRNYAPLLTKIAQRHKHVTYLNISPAVWTWPIIETQGFRPYCRGLFFSVPALSRASRWSKIEVISPHTKQIEGLSEAETELLTRHARYNCLSLVCRTPQGTFPFILQAVRIRRGFIAPPAMQLIYCRSAAEYTACAGRIGRLLLRLGKISVIVDSNGPIPGLVGVYTERRGRKYFKGPHRPRLADLTDTELVLYGP from the coding sequence GTGATTCATACCAAGGTCCGATGCCGCGAGATCACCGAGTCCGATGTTGAAGCCATCGCGGACTTGCTGACGCGCGGCTTCGTCGGCCGCTCGCGCAACTACTGGATCCAGGGCCTGCGTCGGCAGGCCTTCCGACCGGTACCGGAAGGCTATCCGCGTTTCGGCTACATGCTCGACGATGACGGCACGCCGGTCGGGGTGCTGCTGCTGATCTACACGACGCGGAAGGACGGCGAAGACACCGCCATCCAGTGCAACCTGTCGAGCTGGTATGTCGAGCCGGCCTACCGCAACTATGCCCCGCTGCTGACCAAGATCGCACAGCGGCACAAGCACGTGACCTATCTCAACATCAGCCCTGCTGTGTGGACCTGGCCGATCATCGAGACGCAGGGCTTCCGCCCCTATTGCCGCGGCCTGTTCTTCTCGGTGCCGGCGCTGTCGCGCGCCTCGCGCTGGAGCAAGATCGAGGTGATCTCGCCGCACACCAAGCAGATCGAAGGTCTCTCCGAAGCCGAGACCGAGCTCCTGACGCGGCACGCGCGCTACAATTGCCTCAGCCTGGTCTGCCGCACCCCGCAGGGCACTTTCCCCTTCATCCTGCAAGCGGTACGCATCCGGCGCGGTTTCATCGCCCCGCCCGCGATGCAACTGATCTATTGCCGCAGCGCCGCCGAATACACCGCCTGCGCCGGCCGCATCGGCCGGCTGCTGCTGCGGCTCGGCAAGATCTCGGTGATCGTCGATTCCAACGGCCCGATCCCCGGCCTCGTCGGCGTCTACACCGAACGGCGCGGCCGCAAATATTTCAAGGGCCCGCACCGCCCGCGCCTGGCCGATCTGACGGATACCGAGCTCGTGCTGTACGGGCCTTAA
- a CDS encoding amino acid--[acyl-carrier-protein] ligase gives MNIAVLPNSPETAPQAVDPLDHLADTLFHRMGADGVYARTAIYEGIVERLAALITRHREAGTEVMRFPPVMSRVQLEKSGYLKSFPNLLGCVCGLHGTEREINAAVSRFDAGGDWTTSLSPADLVLSPAACYPVYPIAASRGQLPKGGLRFDVAADCFRREPSKHLDRLQSFRMREYVCIGTPDDVADFRERWMVRAQAIAIDLGLSFRVDYASDPFFGRVGQMKAVSQKQQQLKFELLIPLRSEEQPTACMSFNYHREHFGTTWDIQDANGEPAHTGCVAFGMDRLAVAMFHTHGTDLSAWPAKVRDILGMQPQVAADAHGEGWR, from the coding sequence ATGAACATTGCTGTTCTCCCCAATTCGCCCGAAACCGCGCCGCAGGCCGTCGATCCGCTCGATCATCTCGCCGACACGCTGTTCCACCGCATGGGCGCGGATGGCGTATACGCCCGCACCGCGATCTATGAAGGCATAGTCGAGCGGCTCGCCGCGCTGATCACCCGGCACCGTGAAGCGGGCACCGAAGTGATGCGCTTTCCGCCGGTGATGAGCCGCGTCCAGCTCGAAAAGTCCGGCTACCTGAAGAGCTTTCCGAACCTGCTCGGCTGCGTCTGCGGCCTGCACGGCACCGAGCGCGAAATCAACGCCGCGGTGAGCCGTTTTGATGCCGGCGGCGACTGGACCACCTCGCTCTCGCCGGCCGATCTCGTGCTGTCGCCGGCCGCCTGCTACCCCGTCTACCCGATCGCGGCGAGCCGCGGCCAGCTGCCCAAGGGCGGCTTGCGCTTCGACGTCGCCGCCGACTGCTTCCGCCGCGAGCCGTCGAAGCATCTTGACCGGCTGCAATCGTTCCGGATGCGGGAATATGTCTGCATCGGCACTCCCGACGACGTCGCCGATTTCCGCGAGCGCTGGATGGTGCGTGCGCAGGCAATCGCGATCGATCTCGGCCTGAGTTTCCGCGTCGACTACGCCAGCGACCCCTTCTTCGGGCGCGTCGGCCAGATGAAGGCGGTGAGCCAGAAGCAGCAGCAGCTCAAGTTCGAGCTGCTGATCCCGCTGCGCTCCGAGGAGCAGCCGACCGCCTGCATGAGCTTCAACTATCACCGCGAACATTTCGGCACGACCTGGGACATCCAGGACGCCAATGGTGAACCGGCCCATACCGGCTGCGTCGCCTTCGGCATGGATCGCCTGGCCGTCGCGATGTTCCACACCCATGGCACCGATCTCTCCGCCTGGCCCGCCAAGGTGCGAGACATCCTGGGCATGCAGCCGCAGGTCGCGGCCGACGCCCATGGCGAAGGCTGGCGCTAA
- a CDS encoding acyl-CoA dehydrogenase family protein, which produces MNVREAILTVDETQASLLEQGPSLVERAARTATAAAADADGVDRDARFPHKAFEAAREQKLLGVMIPVEFGGLGASIHDVTDICYALGRACASTAMIYAMHQTKVACVIRHGHGIPWMETMMRRVARDQWLLASSTTEGQNGGNIRASAAAVDHAGDTVSLVRDATVISYGAEADGLVTIARRATDASASDQVLLALAKDDYSLKRTLGWETLGMRGTCSTGFELRVDCPADRVFPESYDKIHAQTMTPFAHLCWSSTWAGIAAAAVTRAQAFVRKAARSSGGQMPPAAAHFTAAKMSLAKLRALIAANLDAFARAEHDERALSSLDFQSSITLLKVQASELAVETVMHAMRTAGLSGYRNDGEFTMGRHLRDVLSSPIMINNDRILANAATSTLMSGVPASLRD; this is translated from the coding sequence ATGAACGTGCGTGAAGCGATCCTTACTGTCGACGAAACGCAGGCGAGCCTCCTCGAACAGGGTCCCTCCTTGGTCGAGCGCGCGGCGCGAACCGCCACTGCGGCCGCCGCCGACGCCGACGGCGTCGATCGCGATGCCCGCTTTCCGCATAAGGCTTTCGAAGCCGCGCGCGAGCAAAAGCTGCTCGGCGTCATGATCCCCGTCGAGTTCGGCGGGCTCGGTGCCTCGATCCACGATGTCACCGACATCTGCTACGCGCTCGGACGCGCCTGCGCCTCCACCGCGATGATCTACGCGATGCACCAGACCAAGGTCGCCTGCGTCATCAGGCACGGCCACGGCATTCCGTGGATGGAAACCATGATGCGCCGAGTCGCCCGCGACCAGTGGCTGCTCGCCTCCTCCACCACCGAAGGCCAGAACGGCGGCAATATCCGCGCCAGCGCGGCCGCCGTCGACCACGCCGGCGATACCGTCTCGCTCGTGCGGGACGCCACGGTGATCTCCTACGGCGCCGAGGCCGACGGCCTCGTCACCATCGCCCGCCGCGCCACCGACGCTTCTGCGTCCGACCAGGTGCTGCTGGCACTTGCCAAGGACGATTATTCGCTGAAGCGGACGCTGGGCTGGGAAACGCTCGGCATGCGCGGCACCTGCTCGACCGGGTTCGAGCTCAGGGTGGACTGCCCCGCCGATCGCGTCTTCCCTGAGTCCTACGACAAGATCCATGCGCAGACGATGACACCGTTCGCGCATCTATGCTGGTCGTCGACCTGGGCCGGCATTGCGGCTGCGGCCGTGACCCGCGCGCAGGCCTTCGTCCGTAAGGCGGCCCGCAGCTCCGGCGGGCAGATGCCGCCGGCCGCCGCGCATTTCACCGCCGCGAAGATGTCGCTGGCAAAGCTTCGCGCGCTGATTGCGGCCAATCTCGATGCTTTCGCCCGCGCCGAGCACGATGAGCGCGCGCTGAGCTCGCTCGACTTCCAGTCGTCGATCACGCTTCTGAAAGTCCAGGCCTCCGAGCTCGCGGTCGAGACCGTGATGCATGCGATGCGTACGGCCGGCCTCTCCGGCTATCGCAATGACGGCGAGTTCACCATGGGCCGCCACCTGCGCGACGTGCTGTCGTCGCCGATCATGATCAACAACGACCGCATTCTGGCCAATGCCGCAACATCGACGCTGATGAGCGGCGTGCCGGCAAGCCTTCGTGACTGA
- a CDS encoding phosphopantetheine-binding protein, producing MQAFDTDVRNRIIKLVKGILEQNSLAADVAPAAKLVDAGLTSMDMVNLMLGVEAEFDFTIPQSEITPENFQSVETLERMVASQLQPATAA from the coding sequence ATGCAGGCCTTCGATACCGACGTGCGCAATCGCATCATCAAGCTGGTGAAGGGCATTCTCGAACAGAATTCGCTCGCGGCTGATGTCGCGCCGGCGGCGAAGCTCGTCGACGCCGGCCTGACCTCGATGGACATGGTCAATCTGATGTTGGGCGTGGAAGCCGAGTTCGATTTCACCATCCCGCAGTCCGAGATCACGCCTGAGAATTTCCAGTCGGTCGAGACGCTGGAGCGCATGGTGGCGAGCCAGTTGCAGCCGGCAACGGCGGCTTAA
- a CDS encoding S-methyl-5'-thioadenosine phosphorylase, with protein sequence MTQAVLGIIGGSGIYDLPGLEGAQEEVISSPWGEPSAPLRRGTIAGLPIVFLPRHDKGHRLSPSDINYRANIDVLKRAGVTDLISLSACGSFKEEMPPGTFVLVDQFVDRTYKRESSFFGRGCVAHVSMAHPVSPRLRIHLAAAAEAEGIAVARGGTYVCMEGPQFSTYAESMTYKTLGYSVIGMTNMPEAKLAREAEICYATVAMVTDFDCWHPDHDAVTVQDIIRVLSSNADKAKTLVARLAKEFPREHEPCPIGSDRALDTALITAPEARDPELLKKLDAVAGRVLRG encoded by the coding sequence ATGACGCAGGCGGTATTGGGCATCATCGGCGGCTCCGGCATCTACGATCTGCCGGGACTCGAGGGCGCGCAGGAAGAGGTGATCAGCAGTCCCTGGGGCGAGCCATCGGCGCCGCTGCGGCGCGGGACTATCGCAGGGTTGCCGATTGTGTTCCTGCCGCGCCACGACAAGGGCCACCGGCTATCGCCCTCCGACATCAACTATCGCGCCAATATCGACGTGTTGAAGCGCGCCGGCGTCACCGATCTGATCTCGCTCTCGGCTTGCGGCTCCTTCAAGGAGGAGATGCCGCCCGGAACCTTCGTCCTGGTCGACCAGTTCGTCGATCGCACCTACAAGCGCGAGAGCTCGTTCTTCGGCAGAGGCTGCGTCGCGCATGTGTCGATGGCACATCCGGTTTCGCCGCGGCTGCGCATCCATCTGGCCGCAGCGGCCGAAGCCGAGGGCATCGCGGTCGCGCGGGGCGGCACCTATGTCTGCATGGAGGGACCGCAATTCTCCACCTATGCGGAGAGCATGACCTACAAGACTCTTGGCTATTCCGTGATCGGCATGACCAACATGCCCGAGGCAAAGCTCGCTCGCGAGGCGGAGATTTGCTACGCCACGGTCGCGATGGTGACGGATTTCGACTGCTGGCATCCCGATCACGACGCCGTCACTGTTCAGGACATCATCCGCGTGCTGAGCTCGAACGCCGACAAGGCCAAGACACTGGTGGCGCGGCTGGCCAAGGAGTTTCCGCGCGAGCATGAGCCGTGCCCGATCGGCTCGGATCGCGCGCTCGACACCGCGCTGATCACGGCGCCCGAGGCGCGCGATCCGGAACTGTTGAAGAAGCTCGATGCGGTGGCGGGGCGCGTGTTGCGCGGCTGA
- the mtnA gene encoding S-methyl-5-thioribose-1-phosphate isomerase has product MKVDGKHFRSIWRERDGWSVGAIDQRRLPHEFVVARLISCEDAATAIRDMLVRGAPLIGATAAYGMALAMREDSSDAGLKRAYETLVVARPTAINLKWALNEMRATLAPIDPLERAEAAYARADEIVEQDVEINRGIAGNGLRLIEAIAGKKEPGEVVNVLTHCNAGWLATVDWGTATAPIYLAHERGLKVHVWVDETRPRNQGASLTAWELGHHGVPHTVIADNTGGHLMQHGMVDLAIVGTDRVAANGDVCNKIGTYLKALAAYDNGVPFYVALPSPTIDFAVNDGIKDIPIEQRSGTEVTDMTGRTADGRLETVRIVPEGSPVANYAFDVTPARLVTGLITERGVLKPDRASLAAAFPDRIAAATE; this is encoded by the coding sequence ATGAAAGTCGACGGCAAGCATTTTCGCAGCATCTGGCGCGAGCGCGACGGCTGGTCGGTCGGCGCGATCGACCAGCGCAGGCTGCCGCATGAGTTCGTCGTCGCGCGGCTCATCTCGTGCGAGGACGCCGCCACCGCGATCCGCGACATGCTCGTGCGCGGCGCGCCGCTGATCGGCGCGACGGCGGCCTACGGCATGGCGCTCGCCATGCGCGAGGACAGTTCCGATGCCGGCCTGAAGCGCGCCTACGAGACGCTTGTCGTGGCGCGGCCGACCGCGATCAATCTGAAATGGGCGCTGAACGAGATGCGCGCGACGCTTGCACCGATCGATCCGCTGGAGCGGGCCGAGGCTGCCTACGCGCGCGCCGACGAGATCGTCGAGCAGGACGTCGAGATCAACCGCGGCATTGCCGGCAACGGCTTGCGGCTGATCGAGGCGATCGCGGGCAAGAAGGAGCCGGGTGAGGTGGTCAACGTGCTGACCCATTGCAATGCCGGCTGGCTCGCGACCGTCGACTGGGGCACCGCGACTGCGCCGATCTATCTCGCGCATGAGCGTGGCCTCAAGGTCCATGTCTGGGTCGACGAGACCCGCCCGCGCAACCAGGGCGCCTCGCTCACCGCCTGGGAGCTCGGTCATCACGGCGTGCCGCATACCGTGATTGCCGACAATACCGGCGGACATCTGATGCAGCATGGCATGGTCGACCTTGCCATCGTCGGCACCGACCGTGTCGCGGCCAATGGCGACGTCTGCAACAAGATCGGTACGTATCTGAAGGCGCTTGCCGCGTACGACAACGGCGTGCCGTTCTACGTCGCGCTGCCGTCGCCGACGATCGATTTTGCAGTGAATGACGGTATCAAGGATATTCCGATCGAGCAGCGCAGCGGCACGGAGGTCACCGACATGACCGGGCGCACCGCGGACGGCCGGCTCGAGACCGTGCGCATCGTGCCGGAGGGCTCACCGGTCGCGAACTATGCCTTCGACGTGACGCCGGCGCGCCTCGTCACCGGGCTCATCACCGAGCGCGGCGTCCTGAAGCCGGATCGCGCGTCGCTTGCGGCAGCCTTCCCCGACCGGATCGCGGCCGCGACGGAGTAG
- a CDS encoding HAD-IA family hydrolase yields the protein MAIEAVIFDFGGVLTTSPFEAFARFETERGLPIDIIRRTNAANHLENAWAKFERAEVDIDTFDKLFAVESLALGAEVRGRDVLPLLQGDLRPEMVEALKRINAQFKTGCITNNLPANAIGSLTGRTLYVAEVMALFDHVIESAKIGLRKPDPRIYRMMVEILKVDPSNCVYLDDLGVNLKPAREMGMTTIKVASGAQAVAELEAATGLKLS from the coding sequence TTGGCAATCGAGGCTGTGATCTTTGATTTTGGCGGCGTGTTGACGACCTCGCCGTTCGAGGCGTTTGCGCGGTTCGAGACGGAGCGCGGCCTGCCCATCGACATCATCCGGCGCACCAATGCCGCCAACCATCTTGAAAACGCCTGGGCCAAGTTCGAGCGCGCCGAGGTCGACATCGACACGTTCGACAAGCTGTTCGCTGTCGAATCGCTCGCGCTTGGCGCGGAAGTGCGTGGGCGTGACGTGCTGCCGCTGCTTCAAGGAGATCTGCGCCCCGAGATGGTCGAGGCCCTGAAGCGTATCAATGCGCAATTCAAGACCGGCTGTATCACCAACAACCTTCCGGCCAACGCGATCGGCAGCCTGACCGGACGCACGCTCTATGTCGCCGAGGTGATGGCGCTGTTCGACCACGTGATTGAATCCGCCAAGATCGGCCTGCGCAAGCCCGACCCGCGCATCTACCGGATGATGGTCGAGATACTGAAGGTCGATCCCAGCAATTGCGTCTATCTCGACGATCTCGGCGTCAATTTGAAGCCCGCGCGCGAGATGGGCATGACCACGATCAAGGTGGCCAGTGGCGCGCAAGCGGTCGCCGAGCTCGAGGCGGCGACGGGATTGAAGCTGAGCTAG